The proteins below come from a single Nitrospira sp. genomic window:
- a CDS encoding APC family permease, whose translation MFLKRWLVGDPLKTAQARHERLSKTIALAIFSSNAISSVAYGTEEILLVLILAGPAAIAWSIPVSFAILFLVLVLTISYRQIIHAYPEGGGSYVVARTNLGDRPALVAAAALMIDYVLTVAVSVAAGIAALTSAIPSLFVHREALGLVAILFMIMMNLRGVRESGKFFAVPTYFAIGALGLLVIVGTAHSLSSSGAVLPPPNSHETEALTLFLILRAFAAGCSAVTGMEVISNGVKAFRPPEPQNAAITMIWMSTILASLFMGISWMAYHYGILAKVDETVISQLARLTFGTGPIYYSVQIGTMALLVLAANSAFAGFPHLASILARDGFMPHQMATFGDRLVFSNGIIILGFFACLLLVIFEGETHGLIPLYAIGVFASFTLSQAGMVKRWLVKKGPHWQTKLLVNGAGALTTGIATIIIASTKFMQGAWIVFVLVAILLLMFQGIRSHYKAVSEQIALERRGERPPLPRRNIVIIPVSGMNRAVVRALDYARSRPGEIRAVFIDVDPEESAKVKIQWAQWGGGVNLIALSSPYRSVLGSLLDYVEEVLEKDQNTWVTVVIPEILPARWWQNILHNQRALMLKASLLFKERVILIDVPYHLTR comes from the coding sequence ATGTTTCTGAAACGCTGGCTCGTCGGAGATCCCCTCAAGACCGCTCAAGCAAGGCACGAACGACTCTCCAAAACAATCGCTCTGGCCATCTTCTCCTCGAACGCGATTTCATCCGTCGCCTATGGGACGGAGGAAATCCTCTTGGTCTTGATTCTCGCCGGGCCGGCAGCGATCGCCTGGTCCATTCCCGTCAGCTTCGCGATTCTGTTTCTGGTCTTGGTGTTGACGATCTCCTACCGACAGATCATCCACGCATATCCTGAAGGCGGTGGGTCCTACGTCGTTGCACGGACGAACCTGGGCGACCGGCCGGCTCTCGTCGCGGCGGCAGCCCTGATGATCGACTATGTCTTGACCGTGGCGGTCAGCGTGGCCGCCGGCATCGCGGCCCTGACTTCCGCCATCCCCAGTCTATTCGTTCACCGCGAAGCCCTTGGATTAGTCGCCATTTTGTTTATGATCATGATGAATCTCCGCGGGGTTCGTGAATCCGGTAAATTTTTTGCCGTTCCAACCTATTTTGCCATCGGAGCTCTTGGCCTTCTGGTCATCGTCGGAACCGCGCATTCTCTTTCAAGTAGTGGCGCAGTCCTTCCACCCCCAAACTCTCACGAAACAGAAGCGCTGACCCTGTTCCTCATCCTCCGTGCCTTTGCGGCAGGATGTTCAGCCGTGACCGGAATGGAAGTGATTTCTAACGGGGTCAAGGCCTTTCGACCACCGGAGCCACAAAATGCCGCCATCACCATGATCTGGATGTCCACGATCCTGGCGTCGCTCTTTATGGGGATCAGTTGGATGGCCTATCACTACGGCATTTTAGCCAAGGTTGATGAAACCGTGATTTCCCAGCTTGCTCGATTGACGTTTGGCACGGGCCCCATCTACTACTCCGTACAGATCGGAACCATGGCCTTGTTGGTCTTGGCCGCAAACAGTGCCTTTGCCGGGTTTCCGCATCTCGCATCGATTCTGGCACGCGACGGGTTCATGCCGCATCAGATGGCAACATTCGGTGATCGACTGGTCTTTTCGAACGGCATCATTATCCTCGGATTCTTTGCCTGCCTCCTGCTCGTCATCTTCGAGGGGGAGACCCACGGGTTGATCCCTTTGTACGCCATCGGGGTGTTTGCATCGTTTACGCTGTCTCAAGCCGGTATGGTCAAACGATGGCTCGTGAAGAAAGGCCCACACTGGCAGACGAAACTGCTCGTCAACGGAGCCGGCGCCCTGACGACCGGCATTGCGACCATCATCATCGCCAGCACCAAGTTCATGCAGGGTGCATGGATCGTCTTTGTGCTTGTCGCCATCCTCCTCCTCATGTTTCAGGGAATACGTTCCCACTATAAGGCCGTCAGCGAACAGATCGCCCTGGAGCGCCGAGGGGAACGACCGCCATTGCCTCGGCGCAATATCGTCATTATTCCCGTCAGTGGGATGAATCGTGCCGTGGTGCGTGCCCTGGACTACGCAAGGAGTCGCCCCGGTGAAATTCGTGCTGTGTTCATCGATGTGGATCCTGAAGAAAGCGCCAAGGTCAAGATCCAGTGGGCCCAATGGGGAGGCGGCGTGAATTTGATCGCACTGTCGTCCCCCTATCGTTCGGTCCTGGGATCGTTGCTGGATTATGTCGAGGAAGTCCTCGAAAAGGATCAGAATACCTGGGTGACCGTCGTGATTCCGGAGATCCTGCCGGCACGGTGGTGGCAGAACATCCTCCATAACCAACGGGCACTCATGCTCAAAGCCTCACTGCTGTTCAAAGAACGCGTGATTCTCATCGACGTCCCCTACCATTTGACGCGATGA